A single region of the Mycobacterium lentiflavum genome encodes:
- the ruvC gene encoding crossover junction endodeoxyribonuclease RuvC — protein sequence MRVMGVDPGLTRCGLSVVESGRGRTIVALDVDVVRTPSADALPQRLLAISDAVEYWLDTHRPDVIAIERVFAQHNVSTVMGTAQAGGVIALAAAKREIGVHFHTPSEVKAAVTGNGTADKAQVTAMVTRILELQAKPTPADAADALALAICHCWRAPMLARMAAAEAMAAEARQAYRAKLAAKAKAAKAGAGR from the coding sequence ATGCGGGTGATGGGCGTCGACCCCGGACTGACCCGATGCGGGCTGTCCGTGGTGGAAAGCGGGCGCGGCCGAACTATCGTCGCGCTGGATGTCGACGTGGTCCGTACCCCGTCGGCTGACGCGCTGCCCCAACGACTGCTGGCCATCAGCGACGCCGTCGAGTACTGGCTGGACACGCACCGTCCCGACGTCATCGCGATCGAGCGGGTGTTCGCGCAGCACAACGTATCGACCGTGATGGGCACCGCGCAGGCCGGCGGGGTGATCGCGCTAGCGGCGGCCAAACGCGAAATCGGCGTGCACTTCCACACGCCCAGCGAGGTGAAGGCCGCGGTCACCGGCAACGGCACCGCCGACAAAGCTCAGGTCACCGCGATGGTCACCAGAATCCTTGAGCTGCAAGCCAAACCGACGCCGGCCGACGCGGCCGACGCGCTGGCACTGGCCATCTGCCATTGCTGGCGGGCTCCGATGCTGGCCCGGATGGCGGCGGCCGAGGCGATGGCCGCCGAGGCGCGTCAGGCCTACCGCGCCAAGTTGGCCGCCAAGGCCAAGGCCGCCAAGGCGGGGGCGGGCCGATGA
- the ruvA gene encoding Holliday junction branch migration protein RuvA has translation MIASVRGEVIEVALDHVVIEAAGIGYRVNATPSTLATLRHGSEARLITAMIVREDSQTLYGFVDNETRDLFLTLLSVSGVGPRLAMATLAVHDAAALRQALSDGDVAALTRVPGIGKRGAERMVLELRDKIHLAGTPAATPAGAGLNGHAVRGPVVEALIGLGFAVKQAEDATDSVLAASREKGEQATTSDALRAALSLLGKTK, from the coding sequence ATGATCGCCTCAGTGCGCGGTGAGGTAATCGAGGTGGCACTCGACCATGTGGTAATCGAAGCCGCCGGTATCGGCTACCGGGTGAACGCGACACCGTCGACGCTGGCCACGCTGCGGCACGGCAGCGAAGCCCGCCTGATCACCGCGATGATCGTTCGCGAGGATTCGCAGACGCTGTACGGGTTCGTCGACAACGAGACCCGCGACCTGTTCCTGACGCTGCTGTCGGTGTCCGGCGTCGGGCCGCGGCTGGCGATGGCGACCCTGGCCGTGCACGACGCCGCGGCATTGCGCCAGGCGTTGTCCGACGGCGACGTCGCCGCGCTGACCCGGGTGCCCGGCATCGGCAAGCGCGGCGCCGAGCGCATGGTTCTCGAGTTGCGCGACAAGATCCATTTGGCCGGTACGCCCGCGGCGACACCGGCGGGCGCGGGTCTCAATGGCCACGCGGTGCGGGGCCCGGTGGTCGAGGCGCTGATCGGCCTGGGCTTCGCGGTCAAGCAGGCCGAGGACGCCACCGACAGCGTGCTGGCGGCCAGTCGCGAAAAAGGCGAGCAGGCAACGACTTCCGACGCGTTGCGGGCCGCGCTGTCGTTGCTGGGTAAGACCAAATGA